In the Helianthus annuus cultivar XRQ/B chromosome 11, HanXRQr2.0-SUNRISE, whole genome shotgun sequence genome, one interval contains:
- the LOC110889085 gene encoding very-long-chain aldehyde decarbonylase GL1-9 isoform X1 has protein sequence MVFWEGYVSDEVMGTFAPIVIYWLYAGLFQLLPPLDNYRLHTRKEEDVKNSVPLSSVVKGVLLQQLVQAVVAHLLFLVTSETGLVETEVQPPLLVQIIQIIIAMFVMDTWQYFVHRYMHVNKFLYRHIHSQHHKLVVPYAIGALYNHPLEGLLLDTVGGAISFLISGMTARTAVIFFCFAVVKTVDDHCGLWLPGNLFHMFFQNNTAYHDIHHQLHGLKYNFSQPFFPIWDKLLGTHMPYDLVKRPEGGFEARLSKD, from the exons GTACGCTGGCCTTTTCCAGTTGCTTCCGCCGTTAGATAACTATCGGCTGCATACGAGGAAAGAAGAAGATGTGAAGAACTCTGTGCCCTTGAGTTCTGTTGTCAAAGGCGTCTTGCTTCAGCAGTTGGTTCAGGCTGTTGTTGCTCACCTCCTCTTTCTG GTGACATCAGAGACAGGTTTGGTTGAGACGGAAGTCCAGCCACCCCTCCTCGTGCAGATCATCCAGATCATCATTGCGATGTTTGTGATGGACACATGGCAATATTTCGTGCATCGTTACATGCACGTAAACAAATTTCTTTATCGCCACATTCATTCACAACACCACAAACTGGTAGTTCCATACGCAATAGGGGCACTTTACAATCACCCGCTCGAGGGTCTACTGTTAGACACAGTTGGTGGGGCCATCTCTTTTCTAATTTCAGGAATGACTGCAAGAACCGCCGTTATATTCTTCTGTTTTGCTGTGGTAAAAACCGTTGATGATCATTGTGGGCTTTGGCTACCGGGTAATCTTTTTCATATGTTTTTCCAGAACAATACCGCTTATCATGACATCCATCATCAACTCCATGGATTGAAGTACAATTTTTCACAGCCTTTTTTCCCAATTTGGGACAAACTTCTGGGGACCCACATGCCGTATGATCTTGTAAAACGACCCGAGGGAGGTTTCGAGGCAAGACTATCGAAAGACTAA